The following coding sequences lie in one Alloacidobacterium dinghuense genomic window:
- a CDS encoding ABC transporter permease: protein MSGFLAQYGDQILSLTFEHLWLTGAAMLCAIAIGVPAGIWLTRHTNWAKPVLGFVNIVQTIPSLAMFGFLLPLPWLGEEAARIAIVALTGYALLPIVRNTYAGIRGVDPTVTGVARALGMTDMQRLFKVELPLAAGVILAGLRTATVTCVGIATIAAAVGAGGLGEFIFRGVASVDNRLVLAGAIPAALLALGADALLGLVEHWLRVPGAAKA, encoded by the coding sequence ATGAGCGGATTTCTGGCGCAGTATGGCGATCAGATTCTGTCACTGACTTTCGAGCATCTTTGGCTTACAGGCGCGGCCATGCTTTGCGCGATTGCGATCGGTGTGCCTGCCGGCATCTGGCTGACAAGGCACACAAACTGGGCGAAGCCGGTTCTCGGTTTTGTGAATATTGTGCAGACGATTCCCAGCTTGGCGATGTTTGGTTTTCTGCTGCCGTTGCCGTGGCTGGGTGAAGAGGCAGCGCGCATTGCCATTGTTGCTCTTACCGGGTATGCGCTGTTGCCGATTGTTCGCAATACGTACGCGGGGATTCGTGGTGTCGATCCTACTGTAACTGGAGTTGCGCGCGCGCTGGGTATGACGGATATGCAGCGGCTCTTCAAGGTGGAATTGCCGCTGGCGGCTGGCGTGATTCTTGCCGGGCTACGCACGGCGACAGTGACGTGCGTTGGTATTGCGACGATTGCGGCTGCTGTGGGAGCGGGCGGGCTGGGTGAATTTATTTTTCGCGGTGTTGCGTCGGTGGATAATCGGCTGGTGCTGGCTGGGGCGATTCCTGCGGCTCTGCTGGCGCTTGGCGCGGATGCTCTGCTGGGGTTGGTTGAGCACTGGCTTCGTGTGCCTGGGGCGGCGAAGGCGTGA
- a CDS encoding DinB family protein, producing the protein MNELQTKVAPALQPEPWLRGTLTELPAVARGVLHAFELAQEDVNRWCESLSEADLNARPFELAPIVFHLRHIARSLDRLLAYAEGNQLSAEQIALLKSEMDPGAIREELFAEFSRGLEDAALRVRALAAGDLEQDRFVGKKQLPTSVGGLLVHLADHTQRHVGQVVTTAKVLMAGK; encoded by the coding sequence ATGAATGAATTGCAAACGAAAGTAGCTCCAGCGCTGCAACCGGAACCATGGCTGCGTGGCACATTGACGGAATTGCCTGCGGTGGCGCGCGGAGTCCTACATGCGTTTGAACTGGCGCAGGAAGATGTGAATCGCTGGTGCGAGTCGCTAAGTGAGGCTGATCTGAACGCTCGTCCGTTTGAGCTGGCGCCGATTGTGTTTCATCTTCGGCATATTGCCCGGAGTCTGGATCGTTTGCTCGCTTATGCGGAAGGGAATCAGCTGTCAGCGGAGCAGATTGCTTTGCTCAAGAGCGAGATGGATCCGGGCGCTATTCGTGAAGAGCTTTTTGCTGAATTCAGTCGTGGGCTGGAGGATGCGGCGTTGCGTGTGCGTGCTTTGGCGGCGGGGGATTTGGAACAGGATCGGTTTGTTGGGAAGAAGCAATTGCCTACGAGTGTTGGTGGATTGCTGGTGCATCTGGCGGATCATACGCAGCGGCATGTTGGACAGGTTGTGACTACGGCGAAGGTGTTGATGGCGGGGAAGTAG
- a CDS encoding glycine betaine ABC transporter substrate-binding protein, whose amino-acid sequence MTSCGPPHPNHPVIGAKNFTEQVVLGELLAQQIEAKTGMKVERRFYLAGSYICNQALISGRIDAYVEYTGTALTAILKQPLNRDPDAVLETVRNLYQQRHHITVMDPLGFENTFAMIVRGDDATRFHLTTLSEAAQYTPQWILGVGYEFEQRPDGLPGLSKAYGLKFKEAPVTMDLGLLYRAIGSHQVDMIAGNSTDGPIAALGLKVLADDKHYFPPYQAVPLVRDAALKRWPAMGAAINELQGKVSADDMRSMNEAVDGEHRDPAVVVREFRQKKGL is encoded by the coding sequence GTGACAAGTTGTGGCCCGCCGCATCCGAATCATCCGGTGATTGGCGCGAAGAACTTCACTGAGCAGGTTGTGCTTGGCGAATTGCTTGCACAGCAGATTGAAGCGAAGACCGGCATGAAGGTGGAGCGCCGCTTTTATCTGGCGGGAAGTTACATTTGCAATCAGGCATTGATTTCAGGTCGCATCGACGCGTACGTGGAGTACACGGGCACGGCGCTGACGGCGATTTTGAAGCAGCCGTTGAATCGCGATCCTGATGCGGTGCTCGAGACCGTGCGGAATTTGTATCAGCAACGGCATCATATTACGGTCATGGATCCGCTGGGTTTCGAGAATACCTTTGCCATGATTGTTCGTGGCGATGACGCGACGCGATTTCATCTCACGACCTTGAGTGAGGCTGCACAGTACACGCCGCAATGGATTCTTGGCGTGGGTTATGAATTTGAGCAGCGTCCCGATGGGCTGCCGGGGCTGAGCAAGGCGTATGGACTGAAGTTCAAGGAAGCGCCCGTCACGATGGACCTTGGGCTTTTGTATCGGGCGATCGGTTCGCATCAGGTGGACATGATTGCGGGTAACTCGACGGATGGTCCGATTGCTGCGCTTGGTTTGAAGGTGCTTGCAGACGATAAGCATTACTTTCCGCCGTATCAGGCTGTGCCGCTGGTTCGCGATGCTGCTCTGAAGCGCTGGCCTGCGATGGGGGCCGCAATCAATGAGCTTCAGGGTAAAGTATCAGCAGACGACATGCGCTCCATGAATGAAGCTGTTGACGGGGAGCATCGCGATCCGGCAGTGGTGGTGCGGGAGTTTCGTCAGAAGAAAGGGCTTTGA
- a CDS encoding ATP-binding cassette domain-containing protein → MAAAIEFREVSLKTAEGRVLLDRVHLSLEEGTTTAVLGRSGSGKTTLLRLVNRMLDPTDGTVFIRGMECEQHDVITLRRGIGYVIQETGLFPHFTVARNVGLVPELNGKRLPKEKVGGLLDQVGLDAEKFAERYPHQLSGGQRQRVGLARALAAGPSLLLMDEPFGALDPLTRAEMQDMLRDLLNRLKKTVLIVTHDLDEALYLASRIVLLEEGRVVTDVAAEDFLRSEIPAVKAYAEAFHRGQKDLRQEQR, encoded by the coding sequence ATGGCGGCAGCGATTGAATTTCGGGAGGTGAGCCTGAAGACAGCGGAGGGCCGCGTGTTGCTCGACCGAGTTCATCTGAGTCTGGAAGAGGGAACGACGACGGCAGTGCTGGGTCGCAGCGGGTCAGGCAAGACGACGCTGCTGCGGCTGGTGAATCGCATGCTCGATCCGACGGATGGGACCGTCTTCATTCGCGGCATGGAATGCGAGCAGCACGACGTGATCACGTTGCGGCGCGGTATTGGCTACGTGATTCAGGAGACAGGATTGTTTCCGCACTTTACGGTGGCGCGGAATGTGGGGCTGGTTCCTGAGTTGAATGGCAAGCGGCTTCCGAAGGAAAAGGTTGGTGGGCTGCTCGATCAGGTGGGGTTGGACGCGGAGAAGTTTGCGGAGCGCTATCCGCATCAACTTTCCGGGGGGCAGCGGCAGCGCGTTGGCCTGGCGCGGGCACTGGCGGCAGGGCCATCGCTTTTGTTGATGGATGAGCCGTTTGGAGCGCTTGATCCGCTGACACGCGCCGAGATGCAGGACATGCTGCGCGATCTGCTGAATCGGTTGAAGAAGACGGTGCTGATCGTGACGCACGATCTGGATGAGGCGCTGTATCTCGCGTCGCGCATTGTGCTGCTGGAAGAGGGTCGTGTTGTGACGGATGTAGCGGCGGAGGATTTTCTGCGTTCGGAGATTCCGGCGGTTAAGGCGTACGCCGAGGCGTTTCATCGTGGCCAGAAAGATCTAAGGCAGGAACAACGATGA